From the genome of Desulforegula conservatrix Mb1Pa, one region includes:
- a CDS encoding segregation and condensation protein A yields the protein MTEKPYKISIENIFEGPMDLLVYLIQKNEVEIKDIPIASITDQFIAYLEMMKYLNIDIAGEFLVMAATLALVKSRMMLPLPHREGEDAEDPRMEIIRPLMEYIALKASASMLSERDILGEDTFSRKPSPDEIPKKSDCSEEFVEIGLLELYDAFSKILENSVSAHVVDMSDESLSINEKVEEIMDLLAEKNELFFHDLFSGLSTKVEIIITFLAVLEMVKRSFASIFQHLQDGFIHIRKAEV from the coding sequence ATGACAGAAAAACCATACAAAATAAGCATTGAAAACATTTTTGAAGGCCCCATGGATCTTCTTGTCTATCTTATCCAGAAAAACGAGGTCGAGATCAAGGATATCCCCATCGCTTCAATCACTGACCAGTTCATTGCCTATCTTGAAATGATGAAATATCTCAATATAGATATTGCCGGAGAATTTCTCGTAATGGCGGCAACCCTTGCTCTTGTGAAATCAAGAATGATGCTGCCGCTACCTCATAGGGAAGGAGAAGACGCAGAAGATCCGAGAATGGAAATCATCAGGCCGCTAATGGAATACATAGCGCTTAAGGCATCGGCGTCCATGCTTTCTGAAAGAGACATCCTTGGCGAAGATACTTTTTCAAGAAAACCATCTCCTGATGAAATACCAAAAAAATCAGACTGCTCAGAAGAATTTGTCGAGATAGGTCTCCTTGAGCTTTATGACGCTTTTTCAAAAATACTTGAAAATTCCGTCTCTGCCCATGTGGTCGACATGTCTGATGAATCATTGTCCATAAACGAAAAAGTGGAAGAAATCATGGATTTGCTTGCAGAAAAAAATGAACTCTTCTTTCACGATCTTTTTTCAGGACTATCTACTAAAGTGGAAATAATCATTACTTTCCTTGCAGTCCTTGAAATGGTCAAACGAAGTTTTGCAAGTATTTTTCAGCATCTCCAGGATGGGTTCATCCATATCAGAAAAGCAGAAGTATAG
- the scpB gene encoding SMC-Scp complex subunit ScpB: METSLKFIIESLLFVSEKPLGMDQFADILPDYDTKDIKNSLKELSEEYEKRNGAFGLYEVAGGFQLRTKPIYSEWIRKLLKPPKSRLTRAAMETLAIIAYKQPITKSEIDHIRGVDSGGIVRFLIERKLARITGRKDIPGKPMMYGTSGYFLELFGLKSLKDLPLTHELGSTSPQEETLPESHGRKESINELFDSVISKSDS; encoded by the coding sequence ATGGAAACAAGTCTAAAGTTTATCATAGAGAGCCTTCTTTTTGTTTCCGAAAAACCCCTTGGAATGGATCAGTTTGCTGATATCCTTCCTGATTATGACACCAAGGACATAAAAAATTCTTTAAAAGAGCTTTCTGAAGAATATGAAAAAAGAAATGGAGCCTTCGGGCTTTACGAAGTGGCTGGCGGGTTTCAACTCAGGACAAAGCCGATCTACTCCGAATGGATAAGAAAGCTTCTTAAACCGCCAAAAAGCAGATTAACCAGGGCAGCCATGGAAACACTTGCAATTATTGCCTATAAGCAACCGATTACCAAATCCGAAATTGATCATATCAGGGGTGTAGACAGCGGAGGAATAGTAAGATTTCTAATAGAAAGAAAACTGGCCAGAATAACGGGTCGCAAGGATATTCCAGGCAAGCCGATGATGTATGGAACAAGCGGTTATTTCCTGGAGCTCTTCGGACTCAAGAGTTTAAAAGATCTTCCCCTTACCCATGAATTGGGCTCAACATCACCGCAAGAAGAAACACTGCCAGAATCACACGGCAGAAAGGAAAGCATAAATGAACTCTTTGACTCCGTCATTTCAAAATCTGACTCCTGA
- a CDS encoding serine/threonine protein kinase, whose translation MNSLTPSFQNLTPDRILNLIEKYTGERLTGLLAPLPSYINRVYEVQTFSGTRLIAKFYRPGRWEKEAILEEHRFISDCYNDEIPVIPPLLLTDNSTLAETEGMHFCLFPKKGGREMEFNTEDDWKRAGMLIGRMHQAAGKSKAEKRITLHPSKSTASDIKYLIENGDIPGHLLETIKSVAFNFIDVASPFFDKIPMSRIHGDCHNKNILSRPGEGMMLIDFDDMMTGPQVQDLWLFLPGTTEECSYELGLILDGYELFTDFDYASLRIVESLRAMRMIYFLAWCCRQKHDNQFRKTFPEWGKPEFWRSEIRDLTQQIATALKKFEAY comes from the coding sequence ATGAACTCTTTGACTCCGTCATTTCAAAATCTGACTCCTGACAGAATTCTAAATCTAATTGAAAAATACACAGGCGAAAGACTTACCGGTCTTCTTGCGCCGCTTCCAAGCTATATAAACAGGGTTTATGAGGTTCAGACTTTTTCAGGGACAAGACTGATAGCCAAGTTTTACAGACCTGGAAGATGGGAAAAGGAAGCAATACTTGAAGAACACAGATTCATATCCGATTGCTATAACGATGAGATTCCAGTCATACCACCTCTACTATTGACAGACAACTCAACGCTTGCGGAAACTGAAGGGATGCATTTCTGCCTTTTTCCTAAAAAAGGGGGAAGAGAAATGGAATTCAACACAGAAGACGACTGGAAAAGGGCTGGCATGCTCATCGGACGAATGCACCAGGCCGCAGGTAAAAGCAAGGCAGAGAAAAGGATAACACTTCACCCATCTAAATCGACGGCCTCGGATATTAAATATCTAATTGAAAATGGAGACATTCCTGGCCACCTGTTAGAAACCATAAAATCCGTTGCGTTCAATTTCATTGATGTAGCATCCCCTTTTTTTGATAAAATCCCCATGTCAAGAATCCATGGAGACTGCCACAATAAGAATATTCTTTCCAGGCCTGGAGAGGGAATGATGCTGATTGATTTTGACGATATGATGACAGGCCCGCAAGTTCAGGATCTCTGGCTTTTTCTTCCAGGAACGACAGAGGAATGTTCTTATGAATTGGGCCTTATCCTTGACGGATATGAATTATTCACTGATTTTGATTATGCCAGCTTGAGAATTGTAGAAAGCCTGAGAGCCATGAGGATGATTTATTTCCTGGCATGGTGCTGCAGGCAGAAACACGATAATCAGTTCAGAAAGACTTTTCCTGAATGGGGCAAGCCGGAATTCTGGCGTTCGGAAATAAGAGACTTAACACAACAAATCGCAACGGCTCTTAAAAAATTCGAAGCTTATTAG
- a CDS encoding methyl-accepting chemotaxis protein: MWKSLSIGKKIWLSISILIFGYMVSTVYGFISGGKIQNQLIVIKESFYPATIKSQNSLNAFNEQIKLYNDAVMLGDAAIVKQAGEKSTECIAALDFIIKLPDIPADLLNQIEKTKKNQEDFTTIAQKLYTDMSTSASEGMGEKAKELADKTQVIKDSLIGYTETFEKGLKDELTTISSKTKRQNYINLVIFLCVVIGTGFLVSIIISNSITGPLSKTVNMIQDIAEGEGDLTKRLEVSSADEVGELAKWFNAFITNLQGMIRNIADNSEILTASSADLSGLATTMSDRSNQMSSKSNNVAKSTSSMHANMDTAANAMEKATANTSMAASSAEQMTATINEIANNSEKAAVITSKAVEKAQEASTQVSELGVAAREIGKVTETITEISEQTNLLALNATIEAARAGEAGKGFAVVANEIKELARQTADATQDIKKKITGIQNTTKETVSSIESISKVIHDVNDIVATIATAVEEQSATTKEIAGNIIQVSKEINNASERVTISSHVSSEIATDISGVSSSASEMSGNTAQMKGSAEKLSALAMKLKELVGQFRI; encoded by the coding sequence ATGTGGAAATCACTATCTATTGGTAAAAAGATATGGCTCAGTATCAGCATTCTTATTTTCGGATACATGGTCTCAACTGTCTATGGATTTATCAGCGGCGGGAAAATACAGAACCAGCTGATCGTTATCAAGGAATCTTTTTATCCTGCAACCATAAAAAGCCAGAACTCGCTTAATGCTTTCAACGAGCAGATAAAGCTATATAATGACGCTGTAATGCTTGGTGATGCCGCGATAGTCAAACAGGCAGGAGAAAAATCGACTGAATGCATAGCTGCCCTTGATTTCATAATAAAACTCCCTGACATTCCTGCAGATCTTCTGAATCAAATAGAAAAGACTAAAAAGAATCAGGAAGATTTCACGACCATAGCACAAAAGCTATACACAGATATGAGCACTTCAGCATCTGAAGGCATGGGTGAAAAAGCGAAAGAACTTGCCGATAAGACCCAGGTAATAAAGGATTCCCTGATAGGATATACAGAGACTTTTGAAAAGGGCCTCAAAGACGAGCTGACAACAATCAGTTCCAAAACAAAAAGACAAAATTATATCAATCTTGTCATATTTCTTTGCGTGGTTATTGGCACAGGATTCCTCGTCAGCATAATAATATCAAACTCCATTACAGGCCCTCTTTCAAAAACTGTAAACATGATCCAGGATATTGCAGAAGGAGAAGGAGATCTTACAAAAAGACTCGAAGTGTCAAGTGCTGATGAAGTAGGCGAACTAGCCAAGTGGTTTAATGCCTTCATCACCAACCTCCAGGGAATGATCAGAAATATTGCGGATAATTCAGAAATACTAACCGCGTCTTCAGCGGATCTATCCGGTCTGGCCACAACCATGTCGGACAGATCAAACCAGATGTCATCCAAATCAAACAATGTAGCAAAATCCACATCTTCAATGCATGCCAATATGGATACAGCGGCAAATGCAATGGAAAAAGCCACGGCAAATACAAGCATGGCTGCGTCATCAGCAGAGCAGATGACCGCGACAATCAATGAGATAGCGAACAATTCTGAAAAAGCGGCAGTAATAACGTCCAAGGCCGTTGAAAAGGCCCAGGAAGCATCCACACAGGTAAGCGAACTTGGGGTAGCAGCAAGAGAAATAGGCAAAGTAACAGAAACGATTACCGAAATATCAGAACAGACAAACCTTCTTGCGCTTAACGCCACCATAGAAGCGGCAAGAGCTGGAGAAGCCGGCAAAGGTTTTGCTGTTGTTGCCAATGAAATCAAGGAACTCGCAAGACAGACGGCAGATGCGACCCAGGACATAAAGAAAAAAATTACCGGAATACAGAATACAACCAAAGAAACCGTCTCAAGCATAGAGTCGATTTCCAAGGTAATTCATGATGTTAATGACATTGTGGCCACCATAGCGACTGCTGTGGAAGAACAGTCAGCCACAACCAAGGAGATTGCTGGCAATATCATCCAGGTCTCAAAAGAAATTAACAATGCATCTGAAAGAGTGACTATTTCTTCACATGTTTCATCCGAAATTGCCACAGACATATCAGGCGTCAGCTCATCGGCATCTGAAATGTCAGGAAACACGGCGCAAATGAAGGGAAGCGCTGAAAAGTTGTCCGCACTGGCCATGAAACTTAAAGAGCTTGTCGGACAGTTCAGGATTTAA
- a CDS encoding PilZ domain-containing protein produces MSLTLIERIFYPGANIELVFNIDSLLPRSFPSIIFDVNHTSKTITIAQPSNIRLHKDIKFDQLHATTLAKKENGEKARFGISCAIKEIQPGYKLISGETTPAVILAYSGNIIQTNIRSGYRLTLSSFYDAACKIVYDGSEFFSGKHLKIYDISTSGAGIIIYKRVNSEKNPLLMMEPGYKGKIGFILKKPDNDSSPPLSVPTHFEVARMVLNYTEKSALCGIRFHRISADHEDMISKFIHEAQLFEIHKMHG; encoded by the coding sequence ATGTCACTCACTCTAATTGAAAGAATATTTTATCCTGGGGCTAATATTGAACTTGTATTCAATATAGACTCGCTTCTTCCTCGGTCATTCCCATCTATAATTTTTGATGTCAATCATACTTCTAAAACCATAACCATTGCCCAGCCGTCAAACATAAGGCTTCATAAAGATATTAAATTTGATCAGCTGCATGCTACAACCCTGGCAAAAAAAGAAAATGGAGAAAAGGCAAGATTTGGCATAAGCTGTGCCATAAAAGAAATCCAGCCAGGATATAAGCTAATAAGTGGAGAAACAACTCCTGCGGTAATTCTTGCATATTCTGGAAATATTATTCAAACGAACATAAGAAGTGGCTACAGACTGACATTAAGCAGCTTCTATGATGCTGCATGCAAAATCGTTTATGATGGCTCTGAGTTTTTTTCAGGTAAACATTTAAAAATATATGATATTTCAACCAGCGGCGCGGGAATCATTATTTACAAAAGGGTAAATAGTGAAAAGAACCCGCTCCTTATGATGGAACCAGGCTATAAAGGCAAAATAGGTTTTATTCTGAAAAAACCTGATAACGATTCAAGCCCGCCATTATCAGTCCCCACACATTTTGAAGTGGCTAGGATGGTACTCAATTACACTGAAAAATCTGCTTTGTGCGGAATCAGATTCCACAGAATCAGCGCTGACCATGAGGACATGATAAGCAAATTCATACATGAAGCTCAATTATTTGAAATACATAAAATGCATGGATAA
- a CDS encoding LOG family protein, with translation MEKHFAIDDLKLEESWRLFKIIGEFVDGVEALHNIGPAVSIFGSARITPDNPYYKKSMEVATLLAKNGYAIITGGGGGVMEAANKGAKLAGGISAGLNISLPFEQEPNPYADIKIEFKYFFIRKVMFVKYAKAYIIMPGGFGTLDEMFEAITLIQTKRIMPLPVILVGSDYWGGLIDWIKDRLITEKMVSPKDINILQVMDDPIKILEAVNKAAHARPIEQD, from the coding sequence ATGGAAAAACACTTTGCTATTGATGATCTAAAGTTAGAAGAGTCATGGAGACTTTTTAAAATTATTGGCGAGTTTGTGGATGGTGTCGAAGCTCTCCATAACATAGGGCCAGCGGTAAGCATATTCGGTTCGGCAAGAATCACTCCTGATAATCCTTACTATAAAAAATCCATGGAAGTTGCAACTCTGCTTGCAAAAAACGGTTATGCAATAATAACCGGTGGTGGTGGCGGCGTCATGGAAGCAGCAAATAAAGGGGCTAAACTGGCAGGCGGGATATCGGCCGGACTCAATATTTCATTGCCATTTGAACAGGAGCCAAACCCATACGCTGATATTAAAATCGAATTCAAATATTTCTTCATACGAAAAGTTATGTTTGTAAAATATGCCAAAGCCTACATAATAATGCCCGGGGGCTTTGGAACCCTGGACGAAATGTTCGAAGCAATAACTCTAATCCAAACCAAAAGAATAATGCCCCTTCCGGTGATCCTTGTCGGCTCAGACTACTGGGGAGGCCTGATTGACTGGATAAAAGACAGACTCATAACAGAAAAAATGGTCTCTCCCAAGGACATCAATATACTTCAGGTCATGGATGATCCTATAAAGATCCTTGAGGCAGTTAACAAGGCTGCACACGCAAGGCCAATCGAACAGGACTGA
- a CDS encoding GAF domain-containing protein, producing MTERAQRITLREFKAISSAISSYEDINLLGRHLVEGICRAFRVKGCSIFLVDDREKQLFRVSTYGLSEHYLTKGPMQIDEASIEFSMGEPVYIEDTQNDPRIKYAKEAKEEGIHSMLSVPIKSKSIVVGLLKIYNDTALNLHDEDLDSFRVLAKQVGVVIENNGLRNFLDRIKMALESLPLRMLDGLNGEYD from the coding sequence ATGACTGAAAGAGCTCAGCGTATAACCTTAAGAGAGTTCAAGGCAATAAGCAGCGCTATATCTTCATATGAAGATATAAACCTATTGGGCAGGCATCTTGTTGAAGGTATATGCAGAGCATTCAGAGTTAAAGGATGCAGCATTTTCCTGGTGGACGACAGAGAAAAACAGCTTTTCAGGGTAAGCACATATGGGCTGAGTGAGCATTATCTGACTAAAGGGCCTATGCAGATCGATGAAGCATCCATAGAATTCTCCATGGGGGAGCCAGTATACATAGAAGACACCCAGAATGATCCAAGAATTAAATACGCCAAGGAAGCAAAAGAAGAAGGTATTCATTCCATGCTTTCCGTACCTATAAAATCAAAAAGCATAGTTGTTGGACTCCTTAAAATATACAATGACACTGCGCTTAATCTTCATGATGAGGATCTTGATTCTTTCAGGGTTCTTGCAAAGCAGGTTGGCGTAGTGATCGAAAACAACGGCCTTAGAAATTTTCTGGACAGAATAAAAATGGCTCTTGAGAGTCTGCCACTAAGAATGCTTGACGGATTAAATGGTGAATATGACTAA
- a CDS encoding protein kinase family protein encodes MTKKIFTETSDFYSIDYGSELHLPNGRIFSIIGNSKERRFGVEDPKFWVKNAIDIQTQEKKIIKLEYFESFVTTLAGVKIRCFRDPKKEADILELVNNHPLFMHGTSCIDPKGFNIRVLDVVRGQNLYTYLEGVDLDYNRYYRELLPGILTKLTDTFTALQFLNNSGFRHGDVRNDHVIIENSTGNYVWIDFDYDYESTENPFALDIFGVGNILLYTIGKGFHTLYMIDGDREKYGELVENLYAEDFSLLDKWRYVNLKNIHPIISDSLNNILLHFSKGSEVYYESVQEIIDELKEAIKDSF; translated from the coding sequence ATGACTAAAAAAATATTCACAGAAACATCAGATTTTTACTCAATAGATTATGGCTCTGAGCTTCATCTGCCTAACGGAAGAATATTTTCAATAATTGGGAATTCGAAAGAACGTAGATTTGGTGTCGAAGATCCTAAATTTTGGGTCAAGAATGCAATAGATATCCAGACCCAGGAAAAAAAAATAATCAAGCTGGAGTATTTCGAATCATTTGTAACAACGTTGGCGGGAGTGAAAATCAGGTGCTTCCGGGATCCAAAAAAAGAAGCTGACATTCTTGAACTGGTCAACAATCATCCTCTTTTCATGCACGGGACATCATGTATTGACCCCAAAGGATTCAATATCAGAGTTCTTGATGTTGTAAGAGGACAAAACTTATATACATATCTTGAGGGCGTGGATCTTGATTATAACAGATATTATAGAGAGCTGCTTCCTGGAATTCTGACAAAATTAACAGATACTTTTACCGCCCTTCAATTTCTTAATAATAGCGGATTCAGGCATGGCGACGTCAGGAATGACCATGTAATAATTGAAAACAGTACAGGAAATTATGTCTGGATTGACTTTGACTACGACTATGAATCCACGGAGAATCCTTTCGCACTTGATATTTTTGGAGTCGGAAACATTTTATTATATACGATCGGCAAGGGTTTCCACACTCTTTACATGATAGACGGAGACAGAGAAAAATACGGTGAACTGGTGGAGAATCTTTACGCCGAGGATTTTTCACTGCTCGATAAATGGCGCTATGTGAATCTAAAAAACATTCACCCTATAATATCAGACAGTCTGAACAATATCTTGCTCCATTTTTCAAAAGGATCAGAGGTTTATTATGAGTCAGTTCAGGAAATAATTGACGAGCTAAAAGAGGCAATAAAAGACTCTTTTTAG
- a CDS encoding universal stress protein: MKNKILAAVSDSPSSWAVIEFLGSLSLCPEQVEITLLNVLRKPSSGEELMGKKFIEEQPERFLKTLEKAKERLMEKGFFEESIKIDVINEPFPTIAEGIIEYFNKNHFNMVLIGRKKMSKAEEFVLGDVSVKLVRALDSTAVVVVKIDPVWHDRCPL; encoded by the coding sequence TTGAAAAATAAAATATTAGCCGCCGTAAGTGATTCTCCAAGCTCATGGGCTGTAATAGAATTTTTGGGAAGTTTATCCCTGTGCCCTGAACAAGTAGAAATAACCCTCCTGAATGTCCTTAGAAAGCCATCTTCAGGCGAAGAGCTGATGGGGAAAAAATTTATTGAAGAACAACCTGAAAGATTCCTTAAAACCCTTGAAAAGGCCAAAGAGCGCCTCATGGAAAAAGGTTTTTTTGAAGAATCCATCAAAATAGATGTCATCAATGAACCCTTTCCAACCATAGCAGAAGGCATAATCGAGTATTTCAACAAGAATCACTTTAATATGGTTCTTATTGGCAGAAAAAAAATGTCTAAAGCAGAGGAATTCGTGTTAGGGGATGTAAGCGTTAAACTTGTCAGGGCACTTGATTCAACTGCCGTTGTTGTAGTAAAGATAGATCCTGTTTGGCATGACAGGTGTCCACTTTAA
- a CDS encoding glycosyltransferase family 4 protein translates to MYPDGANQTDETTHIDTPSNVKVSRRLSWYNPFSWVSEAYSTNCDILHAQWWSLPLWPIYFVILCIANLRKKPVIITVHNVIPHETSIIYKILVSFLLKKANHFIVHTKINKIQLSSYFKIHEKDISVIPHGPIGAYIDSDTCFSAGKKALKNKLGLRDSCKVILIFGAIRKYKGIDTALYALEKICAKGINCHLIIAGKAWVPWEPYDKLVKQLKLEKNVTCFTDYIPADQVKIFFASADLVILPYKHFDAQSGVASVAGAFGKPMIVSDTGGLSDWVADKKWALPPDNVDALANAMTECLEDQNILNKMTIDSEKMAKLHSWDSIAKKTSELYQKIFNDVL, encoded by the coding sequence TTGTATCCCGACGGAGCAAATCAGACAGACGAAACTACGCATATAGATACGCCATCCAATGTAAAAGTTAGTAGAAGGCTTTCATGGTACAATCCATTTTCATGGGTATCAGAAGCTTATTCGACAAACTGTGACATACTTCATGCCCAGTGGTGGAGTCTGCCTTTATGGCCAATTTATTTTGTCATTTTATGCATAGCAAATCTCAGAAAAAAGCCTGTTATTATAACCGTACATAATGTTATTCCCCATGAAACCAGCATCATATACAAGATTTTAGTGTCATTTCTTTTAAAAAAAGCAAACCATTTTATAGTACATACAAAAATCAATAAAATTCAGCTAAGCTCATATTTCAAGATACATGAAAAAGATATTTCAGTAATTCCTCACGGCCCGATCGGAGCGTATATTGATTCAGATACTTGCTTTTCCGCAGGCAAAAAAGCATTAAAAAATAAACTTGGACTTAGAGACAGCTGCAAAGTAATTCTTATTTTTGGAGCCATAAGAAAATATAAAGGAATTGACACAGCTCTCTACGCGCTTGAGAAAATATGCGCCAAAGGAATAAACTGTCACCTTATCATTGCAGGAAAAGCTTGGGTTCCATGGGAGCCATATGATAAGCTTGTCAAGCAACTAAAACTTGAAAAAAACGTCACTTGCTTCACTGATTACATCCCTGCAGACCAGGTAAAAATTTTTTTTGCTTCTGCAGATCTTGTTATTCTGCCTTACAAACATTTTGACGCTCAAAGCGGGGTAGCAAGCGTAGCCGGAGCCTTTGGAAAGCCTATGATAGTATCTGATACAGGTGGTCTTTCAGACTGGGTTGCAGATAAAAAATGGGCCTTGCCTCCAGATAATGTAGATGCTTTGGCAAATGCAATGACAGAATGTCTCGAAGACCAAAATATTCTTAATAAAATGACAATTGATTCAGAAAAAATGGCAAAGCTTCATTCATGGGACTCCATTGCCAAAAAAACATCTGAACTATACCAAAAAATTTTTAATGATGTTCTTTAG
- a CDS encoding radical SAM protein: MKDSITLITSSLRFLAIRTGFLKPCVPINLTFSVTNICQSRCKTCSIWKLYKDNPEKRQEELTIQEIRKIFEPMGRIYVFNVSGGEPFLRDDFPEIIKLACTYLKPSVIHIPTNAIAEKKIRKNLIVILDYLKNNYPNVKLTIKPSLDHIGKKHDEIRGINGNFEKVISVFKWLKSLKTDYPFLHAELGTVVSSWNVRDIGKISKYVKTLNPDSYRNEIAEKRSEMFNTGEPITPGPNAYRKAIDFFVKEIKSQMKNKSLFQRITNAFRLVYYDLAIKIMEEKKQVIPCYAGISNVHMTAYGDIWPCCTLGYDKSMGNLRDFDYDFKKLWNSRQALMIRMSIYNKECHCPLANQTYSNILLEPRSLIKVLKIIILSR; this comes from the coding sequence ATGAAAGATTCAATAACACTGATCACATCATCCCTACGTTTTTTAGCAATCCGGACAGGTTTTTTAAAACCGTGCGTTCCAATCAACCTGACTTTTTCTGTAACAAATATATGCCAGTCAAGATGCAAGACATGCTCAATATGGAAACTATATAAAGATAATCCCGAAAAAAGGCAGGAAGAGCTTACAATTCAGGAAATTAGAAAGATATTTGAACCAATGGGGAGAATATATGTTTTCAATGTCAGCGGCGGGGAACCTTTTCTAAGGGATGATTTCCCGGAAATCATCAAGCTTGCATGTACTTATCTTAAACCATCAGTTATTCATATACCGACAAATGCAATTGCCGAAAAAAAAATCAGAAAAAATCTTATTGTTATTCTTGATTATCTAAAGAACAACTACCCAAACGTAAAACTGACAATAAAACCCAGCCTTGACCATATCGGTAAAAAGCATGATGAAATAAGAGGCATAAACGGTAATTTTGAAAAAGTAATTTCAGTTTTCAAATGGCTTAAATCTTTGAAAACAGACTATCCTTTTCTTCATGCAGAGCTTGGGACTGTGGTTTCATCATGGAATGTCAGAGACATAGGTAAAATTTCAAAATATGTCAAAACACTTAATCCAGATAGTTACAGAAACGAAATAGCTGAAAAAAGATCTGAAATGTTTAATACTGGTGAACCAATAACCCCAGGACCAAATGCTTACAGAAAGGCAATAGACTTTTTTGTTAAGGAAATAAAATCCCAAATGAAAAATAAAAGTCTCTTTCAGCGCATTACAAACGCATTCAGACTGGTTTATTATGATCTTGCAATCAAGATAATGGAAGAAAAAAAACAGGTTATCCCATGCTATGCAGGCATATCAAACGTCCACATGACCGCTTACGGAGACATCTGGCCTTGCTGTACTCTGGGCTATGATAAATCCATGGGCAATTTAAGAGATTTTGACTATGATTTTAAAAAATTATGGAACAGCCGGCAGGCATTAATGATAAGAATGAGTATTTACAATAAAGAATGCCATTGTCCACTAGCAAATCAGACATACTCAAATATTCTTCTGGAACCAAGAAGTCTGATTAAAGTTCTTAAGATTATTATACTGAGCAGGTAA
- a CDS encoding NAD-dependent epimerase/dehydratase family protein, translated as MKYLITGATGFMGPHLVKRLTEEGHYCRCLVRSRKKAERLIEYMNIEIIEGDITDPKTLIGIADGVDRLLHMATLGHMNNFVVQEDMFESVNVNGTVNIMNEALKTGVPRIVHCSSVAAMGICDEIPSDEKTLCKPHHPYGRSKLKAEEKVRDMVVSSGLPASIIRFSMVYGPGDWRDMLKLTKLAKKGLFPKIGTKPKLTPLIHVSDAVNGLLLAAEKGIFGETYLITNKTSEKFDDIRQMIIDGLGVKRFPLYVPESLALLIAEGSEKLFTKIGKNPPVAKKNIESTLADRVFSIEKASIELGFSPIVKPIDGIRETVQWYKKNNWI; from the coding sequence ATGAAATATCTCATAACAGGCGCAACAGGATTTATGGGGCCTCACTTGGTTAAAAGATTGACTGAAGAAGGTCATTATTGCAGATGCCTGGTAAGATCCAGAAAGAAAGCAGAAAGACTAATTGAGTACATGAATATAGAAATCATCGAAGGAGATATAACCGATCCTAAAACTCTTATTGGTATTGCTGATGGCGTCGACAGACTTCTCCACATGGCTACTCTAGGGCATATGAATAATTTTGTAGTCCAAGAAGACATGTTCGAATCAGTTAATGTCAATGGCACTGTAAATATCATGAATGAAGCTCTTAAGACAGGTGTACCAAGAATAGTTCACTGTAGCTCAGTGGCTGCAATGGGTATATGTGATGAAATACCTTCTGACGAAAAAACCCTTTGCAAACCTCATCACCCTTATGGAAGAAGTAAGCTGAAAGCCGAAGAAAAAGTGAGGGATATGGTAGTTTCATCTGGCCTTCCAGCATCTATTATCAGATTTTCTATGGTATATGGTCCTGGCGACTGGCGTGATATGCTCAAGCTGACAAAATTAGCAAAAAAGGGCCTTTTTCCTAAAATTGGAACAAAACCCAAACTCACACCACTAATTCATGTATCAGATGCAGTTAATGGACTTCTTCTTGCTGCTGAAAAAGGCATATTTGGAGAGACGTATCTGATAACAAACAAAACATCTGAAAAATTTGACGATATAAGACAGATGATTATTGATGGTCTTGGTGTAAAAAGATTTCCACTTTATGTTCCAGAGTCTCTTGCACTTTTGATTGCAGAAGGATCAGAAAAATTATTCACTAAGATTGGTAAAAACCCTCCGGTAGCAAAAAAAAATATTGAATCAACTCTTGCGGACAGAGTTTTCTCAATAGAAAAAGCATCCATTGAACTTGGTTTCAGTCCAATTGTAAAACCCATTGACGGAATCAGGGAAACTGTTCAATGGTATAAAAAGAATAACTGGATATAA